The following are encoded together in the bacterium genome:
- a CDS encoding response regulator — protein MARKILAVDDEKHIVRLVQVNLERAGYEVVTANDGKEALEKVESERPDLMVLDVMMPYMDGFEVLQNLRRNPATRDIPVIMLTAKAQDADVFKGWQSGVDCYLTKPFNPMELLSFVKRIFDSMDGGPNGDVRYEIKL, from the coding sequence GTGGCGAGAAAGATTCTAGCCGTTGATGATGAGAAGCACATTGTTCGCTTAGTTCAGGTGAACCTTGAGCGGGCTGGGTATGAAGTTGTTACCGCTAATGACGGTAAAGAGGCGCTCGAAAAGGTCGAGTCAGAGAGACCCGATCTGATGGTCCTCGATGTCATGATGCCCTATATGGACGGGTTTGAAGTGCTGCAAAATCTGCGCAGAAACCCTGCCACACGAGATATCCCGGTTATTATGTTAACCGCGAAGGCACAGGATGCGGACGTATTTAAGGGTTGGCAGTCTGGTGTCGACTGTTACCTGACCAAGCCGTTCAACCCAATGGAACTGCTCTCCTTTGTAAAGAGAATTTTCGACTCGATGGATGGCGGACCAAATGGTGATGTCCGATACGAGATCAAGCTCTAG
- the amrS gene encoding AmmeMemoRadiSam system radical SAM enzyme: MKTQIEILRSAGALKEALLAENLDYGQIRCNICQRRCQISDGGVGYCRTKVNYDGKLYDTIYGVISSSAADPIEKKPVFHYKPGSLCYSVGTLGCNFRCVFCQNWEIAYADAVESAGYCKTGVSPEMLVRLAKENQCEGIAWTYNEPSIWLNYTLDCAKLCKENDLYTVYVTNGYATPEALDLIGPYLDVYRVDIKSMDNNFYKQLIKVPSVQGILDVTVRARTEWGMHVECVTNIIPGWNDSADNLTKTARWIADYLGTNTPWHVTRFFPYGELSDVPPTPPETLEAAVRIGKQAGLKFIYLGNMRTETGENTYCPKCGSLAVRRSGYSTQIVGVTKDGRCTTDNDDLNIRM; this comes from the coding sequence TTGAAAACGCAAATTGAAATTCTGCGATCAGCCGGCGCTCTGAAAGAAGCACTTTTAGCTGAAAATTTGGACTACGGACAAATAAGGTGCAATATATGTCAGCGCAGATGCCAAATATCGGACGGCGGGGTGGGATACTGTCGTACGAAAGTCAACTATGATGGCAAACTTTATGACACAATATATGGAGTCATATCCTCCTCCGCTGCAGATCCTATAGAGAAGAAGCCGGTGTTTCATTATAAGCCGGGCAGTCTTTGTTATTCAGTAGGAACACTGGGCTGCAATTTCCGATGTGTTTTCTGCCAGAATTGGGAGATAGCATATGCAGATGCTGTTGAGTCTGCAGGTTATTGCAAGACCGGCGTGAGTCCTGAAATGTTGGTGCGATTGGCAAAAGAAAATCAATGCGAAGGCATAGCATGGACGTATAATGAGCCGTCAATCTGGTTGAATTACACCCTTGATTGCGCAAAGCTCTGTAAGGAAAATGATCTATACACGGTATATGTGACCAACGGTTACGCAACGCCAGAAGCCCTTGATCTCATCGGACCGTACCTTGATGTGTATCGAGTGGATATTAAGTCGATGGACAATAACTTCTACAAGCAGTTGATAAAAGTGCCGTCGGTGCAAGGCATTCTTGATGTGACTGTCCGTGCAAGAACAGAGTGGGGGATGCATGTCGAATGTGTGACGAATATAATCCCAGGCTGGAATGACAGCGCGGACAATTTGACTAAAACTGCCCGCTGGATTGCCGATTATCTGGGCACAAATACGCCATGGCATGTCACCAGATTCTTCCCATATGGTGAGCTTTCTGACGTTCCACCGACTCCACCGGAGACTTTGGAAGCTGCAGTCAGAATAGGCAAACAAGCAGGGCTGAAATTTATCTATCTCGGCAATATGCGCACCGAGACCGGTGAGAACACATATTGCCCGAAGTGTGGTAGTCTGGCTGTGCGAAGATCGGGTTATTCCACACAGATTGTGGGAGTAACAAAAGACGGTAGATGCACTACCGACAACGATGATCTTAACATACGAATGTAG
- a CDS encoding diguanylate cyclase: protein MLGLTLYAAAYHSLLETTFIGMVCAWCIFLTVRGLRNNNDKEANECNDEAASNALSKLRQVFAVMSNSGPHARMCDVKTGILSAAKDALDTDLVALFTIDPCLGGIECVCTDEVSGTLQAAFLSLAGNLVTDRNTSDTLVIDSKSAGPDNEAMHDLIDSGVGIVLACPIRSEVGASGAIAAFYPSDHNVKNLIHLIEAVAAQASAMISYALAIEQSSSLLDDLAGANQELSVQATIDGLTGLANHRTFQQTLHEMCRHTSSTRGNRKFCLVMADVDNFKIYNDTHGHQAGDGVLKTVARVMNAKVRQGDLAARYGGEEFTLLLKGADKEEAQTIADRIRSSVATQSYDRGTITISMGIAEYPTDSSDVSELIEKADRALYHAKITGRNRIVVWGSASTVDDDNVCGTNSTSRARKKILVVENPNERHADDIYKTLVTQSCDVRAAASASEAIEVLRTQVFDISFVSIEALPNGSLRALSDITSIHPQMPVVLVTQSHLLEESREALQRGASDVLLRPFNPAELPILVERNVERCRLERERMAQKGIGLMLQSIDALVSAIDAKDHYTAGHSQRVTGLALAIADELNIPAQERSALEFASRLHDIGKLVLPDSALNKQTQLNEQEWAAMRQHPVMGCKIVGAIDELAYVSTIIRHHHERLNGTGYPDGLRGEAIPYPSRIIAVADAYEAMTSERSYRAKISSQEAFDELTRNIGTFYAPEIVKALGNVLMSSGELCQKHQRRAA from the coding sequence ATGCTTGGATTAACCTTGTACGCTGCCGCCTACCACAGCTTGCTTGAAACCACATTCATTGGTATGGTATGTGCTTGGTGCATATTCCTCACAGTGCGGGGACTTCGTAATAATAACGATAAGGAGGCGAATGAATGCAATGACGAGGCTGCTTCGAATGCTCTGAGTAAGCTGCGTCAAGTGTTCGCCGTCATGTCCAATTCTGGTCCGCATGCCCGCATGTGTGACGTAAAGACCGGCATCCTTTCTGCTGCAAAAGATGCGCTTGACACAGATCTTGTAGCGCTTTTTACAATAGACCCATGCCTTGGAGGCATCGAGTGCGTATGCACTGATGAAGTCAGCGGAACACTGCAAGCTGCATTTCTCAGCCTGGCCGGGAATTTGGTGACAGATAGAAATACCAGCGACACCCTCGTTATCGATAGCAAATCGGCTGGCCCGGACAATGAGGCCATGCATGACCTTATAGATAGTGGTGTCGGAATAGTCTTGGCTTGTCCAATCAGGTCTGAGGTTGGAGCAAGCGGCGCGATTGCAGCTTTTTATCCATCTGATCATAATGTCAAAAACCTCATCCATCTTATAGAAGCTGTGGCGGCACAGGCTTCTGCGATGATTTCATATGCCCTGGCTATCGAGCAGTCTTCCAGCTTACTTGATGACCTTGCCGGCGCAAATCAAGAGCTTTCAGTACAAGCCACGATCGATGGGCTTACAGGACTTGCAAACCATCGAACATTTCAACAGACTCTGCATGAGATGTGTCGTCATACATCATCAACACGGGGCAACCGAAAGTTCTGTCTGGTCATGGCGGATGTCGATAATTTTAAAATTTACAACGACACTCATGGTCATCAGGCTGGTGATGGCGTTTTGAAGACAGTCGCCAGAGTGATGAATGCGAAAGTAAGGCAGGGAGACCTGGCAGCACGCTATGGCGGTGAAGAGTTCACTCTTCTTCTTAAGGGAGCAGATAAGGAAGAAGCACAAACAATTGCAGACAGGATCAGGAGTTCTGTCGCAACACAATCATATGATCGCGGCACCATTACTATAAGCATGGGAATAGCAGAATATCCCACAGACTCCAGCGATGTCAGTGAATTGATCGAAAAGGCTGACAGAGCGCTATATCATGCAAAAATCACTGGACGCAACCGTATAGTAGTATGGGGAAGCGCAAGCACAGTAGATGATGATAATGTATGTGGAACAAATTCGACAAGCCGTGCACGTAAGAAGATCCTGGTCGTTGAAAATCCAAACGAACGGCATGCCGATGATATCTACAAGACACTCGTCACACAATCATGCGATGTAAGAGCAGCCGCTTCTGCATCAGAGGCAATTGAGGTTCTGCGCACTCAAGTTTTCGACATATCATTTGTGAGCATAGAGGCTCTGCCGAACGGAAGTCTTAGAGCATTAAGCGATATAACATCTATTCATCCACAGATGCCGGTAGTCTTGGTAACTCAAAGTCACCTCTTGGAAGAGAGTCGAGAAGCACTTCAGCGCGGCGCATCAGACGTGCTTCTCAGGCCGTTCAATCCGGCTGAACTGCCTATACTGGTCGAGCGAAATGTGGAGAGATGCCGTCTTGAGCGCGAAAGAATGGCGCAAAAAGGCATCGGCCTAATGCTGCAATCCATAGATGCGCTTGTATCTGCAATCGATGCAAAAGATCACTATACAGCCGGACACAGTCAACGGGTAACCGGCTTGGCGCTCGCAATAGCCGATGAACTCAACATCCCCGCGCAGGAGCGCAGCGCATTGGAATTCGCATCTCGCCTGCACGATATCGGAAAACTTGTGCTTCCTGACAGCGCTCTCAACAAGCAAACACAGCTCAACGAACAGGAGTGGGCAGCCATGCGGCAGCATCCTGTAATGGGTTGTAAGATTGTCGGAGCTATTGATGAACTAGCTTATGTAAGCACCATCATAAGACATCATCATGAGCGGCTAAATGGAACAGGATACCCAGACGGCCTGCGAGGCGAGGCAATTCCCTACCCTTCTCGGATAATAGCAGTCGCAGATGCCTATGAAGCGATGACGTCAGAACGTTCATACAGAGCAAAAATATCGTCTCAGGAAGCATTCGATGAGCTAACTCGCAACATCGGAACGTTTTACGCACCTGAGATCGTTAAGGCTCTTGGCAATGTGCTTATGTCATCTGGTGAACTCTGCCAGAAACATCAGCGCAGAGCAGCATAG
- a CDS encoding bifunctional nuclease family protein, which translates to MAENFGFEEDENPEELFPQSLSGEGNTGEDESSLEPREVKVMGVYEHKEQEGVQPTNYFVLLKDARGRSVLIWIGKFEAMAISLALDGASADRPITHDLLNNVINRMGGSVERVLIDDLWNKTYYAKVTIAHESKVVDVDSRPSDAIALALRAKAPIFMLEGVIEKAAVHEE; encoded by the coding sequence TTGGCTGAAAATTTTGGATTCGAGGAAGATGAAAACCCGGAAGAACTGTTTCCGCAGTCCTTGAGCGGTGAAGGGAACACAGGTGAAGACGAAAGCAGCCTTGAGCCCAGAGAAGTCAAGGTTATGGGTGTCTATGAGCACAAGGAACAGGAAGGTGTTCAGCCGACTAACTACTTTGTGCTGCTCAAAGATGCCAGAGGGCGTTCAGTCTTGATCTGGATCGGTAAATTCGAGGCTATGGCGATATCACTTGCGCTGGATGGTGCCTCGGCTGATCGTCCAATCACTCATGACCTGCTCAACAATGTGATCAATCGCATGGGGGGCAGCGTCGAGAGGGTTTTGATAGATGATTTGTGGAACAAGACCTACTATGCGAAAGTCACAATTGCCCACGAGAGCAAGGTCGTTGATGTAGACAGCCGCCCTAGTGATGCGATTGCCCTTGCTCTAAGAGCCAAAGCTCCTATCTTTATGCTCGAGGGAGTTATTGAAAAGGCGGCAGTTCACGAAGAATAA